Proteins from a genomic interval of Papaver somniferum cultivar HN1 chromosome 4, ASM357369v1, whole genome shotgun sequence:
- the LOC113271817 gene encoding uncharacterized protein LOC113271817, with protein sequence MPLFHAVGVTSTSLSFTIAYCFMSAEKTENYIWALQQLRQLYSASNLPSVIVTDDDQQLQNAVNLIFPEATRLLCTYHISCNVSSHFEKDIPSSRTEDLEDIKQDWETLWRSADHALYEINLAYFLKAWSMLYPTTHLSMDPVHEKEAAVFDWEDLFEKIRTKYEACTELQKHFMLEMLIEIADPNLNELPDLNEVDEQYVLPGKVMLKRKKGQCQIKAPKQRRKYTKTTKTNSQDMSYDDEYLGKLIQGITFHNPKILSDVVERLENVTPDGHCGFRACAEMLGLSADDGWKTVQIEMERELTMNSEMYIPIIGGVEEYTKILTTLRTTWLPLNTPPPVDFKVVTILNLDNEHFFKAILKPGAPLPPVLNGWNSICTEEALLWTPHMEMLHRGWENIEQKLLGQGVQVIEEIDLDEP encoded by the exons ATGCCGCTATTTCATGCTGTTGGTGTGACATCTACCTCTCTAAGTTTCACAATTGCGTACTGTTTTATGTCTGCAGAGAAGACCGAGAATTACATCTGGGCTCTACAACAATTAAGGCAGTTGTATTCAGCTAGTAATCTTCCATCGGTAATAGTCACAGATGACGATCAACAACTACAGAATGCTGTAAATCTAATCTTTCCTGAAGCTACACGACTTTTATGTACTTACCACATCTCATGTAACGTGTCTTCCCATTTCGAGAAGGATATACCCAGCAGCAGAACGGAAGATCTTGAAGATATTAAACAAGATTGGGAAACTTTATGGAGGTCTGCAGACCATGCACTGTACGAGATTAATTTAGCTTACTTTCTCAAGGCTTGGAGCATGCTATATCCCACCACA CATCTTTCTATGGATCCTGTACATGAAAAGGAGGCAGCAGTTTTTGATTGGGAAGATTTGTTTGAGAAGATAAGAACGAAATATGAAGCTTGCACAGAATTACAGAAACATTTCATGTTAGAAATGTTGATAGAGATTGCAGATCCAA ATTTGAATGAGCTACCAGATTTGAACGAAGTGGATGAACAATATGTTCTTCCCGGTAAAGTGATGTTAAAAAGGAAGAAAGGGCAATGTCAAATTAAAGCACCTAAACAGCGAAGGAAGTACACGAAAACGACCAAGACCAACAGTCAAGATATGTCGTACGACGATGAGTACTTGGGAAAACTGATTCAAGGGATTACGTTTCATAATCCAAAAATTCTTTCTGATGTTGTGGAGAGGTTGGAAAATGTTACACCAGATGGGCATTGTGGGTTTCGAGCTTGTGCCGAAATGTTGGGATTGAGTGCTGATGATGGATGGAAGACAGTACAGATTGAGATGGAGCGAGAACTGACAATGAATTCTGAGATGTACATACCAATAATTGGCGGAGTGGAAGAATATACAAAGATACTTACAACTCTCCG TACAACATGGTTACCATTGAATACCCCCCCTCCAGTAGATTTCAAAGTTGTGACGATTCTTAATCTTGACAATGAACATTTTTTCAAAGCAATATTGAAACCTGGTGCTCCCCTTCCACCAGTTCTCAATGGGTGGAATTCTATATGCACCGAGGAGGCGCTACTTTGGACTCCACACATGGAAATGCTGCACCGGGGATGGGAGAATATCGAGCAAAAACTGCTTGGACAAGGTGTACAGGTTATAGAAGAGATTGACCTTGATGAACCATGA